A stretch of the Aspergillus puulaauensis MK2 DNA, chromosome 6, nearly complete sequence genome encodes the following:
- a CDS encoding SDR family NAD(P)-dependent oxidoreductase (COG:Q;~EggNog:ENOG410PUEE;~InterPro:IPR002347,IPR036291;~PFAM:PF00106,PF13561,PF08659,PF01370;~go_process: GO:0055114 - oxidation-reduction process [Evidence IEA]), translating into MPDFKGLDLSGKTAIVTGSSRGIGAGIALQLAKRGANVVVNYTSTNSRSRAEKVVNDIQATGRKAALCQADLTKLPELKKLVNAALQISETGKIEILVHNAALGVDANLDQVTEEIYTTHFDTNVKAPIFLTQAVIPHIPRGGRIVFVSSAAARLGVAGQTVYGATKAANESLARVWAKELGQSHGITVNCVNPGPVATDQWAESDEQFRSDMQPLIESTPAAARIAEVDDIAPLVAFLCTDDSRWTTGSVLSANGGLYN; encoded by the exons ATGCCGGACTTCAAAGGACTGGACCTTAGTGGAAAGACTGCCATCGTCACGGGCTCCTCCAG AGGAATCGGCGCTGGTATCGCTCTGCAACTCGCCAAAAGAGGCGCCAATGTCGTCGTCAACtacaccagcaccaacagccGTAGCCGCGCCGAGAAAGTCGTTAATGACATCCAAGCGACAGGACGCAAGGCGGCTCTCTGCCAGGCCGACCTAACCAAACTCCCagagttgaagaagctcgtCAATGCCGCTCTGCAGATAAGCGAGACTGGAAAGATCGAGATTCTCGTCCACAA TGCTGCTCTCGGAGTCGACGCCAACCTCGACCAGGTCACCGAGGAGATATACACCACGCACTTCGATACCAACGTTAAAGCACCTATCTTCCTCACCCAGGCGGTAATCCCCCATATCCCCCGAGGCGGACGTATCGTCTTTGTTTCCTCTGCAGCTGCCCGACTCGGCGTGGCTGGCCAGACCGTATACGGCGCAACAAAGGCCGCCAATGAATCCCTTGCCCGGGTTTGGGCAAAGGAGCTGGGGCAGTCGCATGGTATCACTGTGAACTGCGTGAATCCCGGCCCTGTTGCAACAG ATCAGTGGGCAGAAAGCGACGAGCAGTTCAGGAGCGATATGCAGCCGCTGATTGAATCTAcgcctgcagcagcgaggaTTGCGGAGGTGGATGATATTGCGCCTTTGGTTGCGTTTTTGTGTACGGACGACTCGCGGTGGACGACTGGCTCGGTGTTGTCTGCCAACGGGGGCTTGTATAATTAA
- the SSL2 gene encoding TFIIH/NER complex ATPase/helicase subunit SSL2 (BUSCO:EOG09260HSP;~COG:L;~EggNog:ENOG410PH2J;~InterPro:IPR001161,IPR027417,IPR032830,IPR001650, IPR032438,IPR014001,IPR006935;~PFAM:PF00271,PF04851,PF13625,PF16203;~go_function: GO:0003677 - DNA binding [Evidence IEA];~go_function: GO:0003678 - DNA helicase activity [Evidence IEA];~go_function: GO:0005524 - ATP binding [Evidence IEA];~go_function: GO:0016787 - hydrolase activity [Evidence IEA];~go_process: GO:0006289 - nucleotide-excision repair [Evidence IEA];~go_process: GO:0006367 - transcription initiation from RNA polymerase II promoter [Evidence IEA]), with the protein MPPPKRKATDSGRSSRASKRPTPVPDVQEIGSSDEYSDYEQDAKEEKLKDMVDKFSLESFSKKSQKQDPNFGYKDFSSLPLKPDHANRPLWIDPLKGTITLESFSPLAPQAQDFLTTIAEPLSRPTHLHEYRLTGNSLYAAVSVGLLPQDIINFLDRLTKTPLPEAIKSFIIDFTKSYGKIKVVLKHNRFFVESTDPSMLQMLLQDEVIGPQRVQGSEGIIQQAAPKMGGLVIPGTKDAAGVKETSEQKPVEEGATKRPEEDDILLAIRDDDDDDDEEQAQVHSFEIPNEAVEPVKARCQAMGCPALEEYDFRNDDINPTLDIDLKPNARIRSYQEKSLSKMFGNGRAKSGIIVLPCGAGKTLVGITAACTIKKGTIILCTSSMSVVQWRNEFLRWSNIDPGDIAIFTSDNKEKFRRSTGIIVSTYSMVSQTRARSHDAQKMMDWIQSREWGLMILDEVHVVPASMFRKVTSAIATQSKLGLTATLLREDDKIKDLNFLIGPKLYEANWMELAEQGHIAKVQCAEVWCPMTTEFYTEYMREKSRKAALLYIMNPRKFQACQFLIDYHEKRGDKVIVFSDNVYALERYALKLNKAYIYGGTPQNERMRILENFQHNEQVNTIFLSKIGDTSLDLPEATCLIQISSHYGSRRQEAQRLGRILRAKRRNDEGFNAFFYSLVSKDTDEMFYSSKRQAFLVDQGYAFKVITHLQGIENLSGLAYATPSERRELLQEVMLQNETSADVEAVTDDLFSERSGGRARARGGVKRSAATLSGLAGGEDMAYIEYNKSRNKQLKEKGHHPLFRKLERDRQKRKKEMEDFSQ; encoded by the exons atGCCGCCACCCAAGCGAAAGGCGACTGACA GTGGTCGGTCCAGTAGAGCGTCGAAGCGTCCAACGCCGGTCCCTGATGTCCAGGAAATCGGCAGTAGCGATGAGTACTCCGACTACGAGCAGGAtgcaaaggaggaaaagctgAAAG ATATGGTGGACAAATTTTCCCTCGAATCATTCAGTAAAAAGTCACAGAAGCAGGACCCGAACTTTGGTTACAAAGACTTTTCCTCCCTTCCGTTGAAGCCCGACCATGCGAACCGTCCTCTATGGATCGATCCGTTGAAAGGCACCATCACGCTCGAGAGCTTCTCGCCGCTTGCGCCTCAGGCGCAGGACTTCCTCACTACGATCGCCGAACCGTTGTCGCGCCCGACTCACCTCCACGAATACCGGTTGACAGGGAACAGTTTGTACGCCGCTGTGTCGGTTGGCTTGCTGCCGCAAGATATTATCAACTTCTTGGACCGTTTGACCAAGACGCCACTCCCGGAAGCGATCAAGTCGTTCATCATTGATTTCACAAAGTCGTATGGAAAGATCAAGGTGGTTCTGAAACACAACCGGTTCTTCGTCGAGAGTACAGATCCGTCCAtgctgcagatgctgctTCAGGATGAAGTTATCGGACCTCAGCGCGTACAAGGATCGGAGGGAATAATTCAACAGGCAGCGCCCAAAATGGGTGGTCTTGTCATTCCTGGTACTAAGGATGCTGCTGGCGTGAAAGAGACGTCGGAGCAGAAGCCTGTCGAGGAAGGGGCTACAAAACgcccagaggaagatgatattcttctcgccatccgcgacgatgatgacgacgacgacgaagagcaaGCACAGGTACACAGCTTTGAGATTCCGAACGAAGCTGTGGAACCCGTTAAGGCGCGCTGTCAAGCTATGGGTTGTCCCGCGCTTGAAGAATATGATTTCCGAAATGATGACATCAACCCGACACTAGATATCGATCTAAAGCCAAATGCTCGGATTCGAAGCTATCAGGAAAAGAGTTTGAGTAAGATGTTCGGCAACGGACGTGCAAAGAGTGGTATCATCGTCCTGCCTTGTGGTGCAGGAAAGACATTGGTCGGCATTACCGCTGCCTGTACGATCAAGAAGGGAACGATCATTCTTTGCACCAGTTCCATGTCCGTTGTTCAATGGAGGAATGAGTTCCTGCGGTGGTCTAACATTGACCCTGGCGACATTGCCATTTTCACGTCCGACAATAAGGAGAAGTTCCGACGGTCGACCGGTATTATTGTCTCGACATATTCCATGGTTTCCCAAACCAGGGCACGGTCTCACGACgcgcagaagatgatggactGGATCCAATCACGGGAATGGGGTCTCATGATTCTCGACGAAGTCCACGTCGTGCCTGCATCCATGTTCCGAAAAGTCACATCCGCCATTGCCACTCAAAGCAAGCTTGGTTTAACAGCTACGCTTTTGCGTGAAGATGATAAGATCAAGGATCTGAACTTCCTCATTGGTCCGAAACTGTATGAGGCTAACTGGATGGAGCTCGCAGAGCAGGGACATATTGCCAAGGTGCAATGTGCTGAGGTGTGGTGTCCAATGACCACAGAGTTTTACACCGAGTACATGCGCGAGAAGTCCAGAAAGGCCGCGCTTCTCTACATTATGAATCCTCGCAAGTTCCAGGCTTGTCAATTCCTCATCGACTATCACGAGAAACGAGGTGACAAGGTCATTGTATTTTCCGACAATGTGTATGCCCTTGAGCGGTACGCGCTCAAGCTGAACAAGGCATACATTTATGGAGGAACCCCTCAGAACGAGCGTATGCGGATTCTTGAGAACTTTCAGCACAACGAGCAAGTCAACACCATCTTCTTATCTAAGATCGGCGACACATCCCTTGACTTGCCCGAGGCTACCTGCCTCATCCAAATTTCTTCACACTATGGTTCCCGTCGTCAAGAAGCACAGCGTCTAGGCCGAATCCTACGAGCCAAGCGTCGAAATGACGAGGGCTTTAACGCGTTCTTCTACTCACTGGTCTCGAAAGACACAGATGAAATGTTTTACTCTTCCAAGCGACAAGCGTTCTTGGTCGATCAGGGATACGCCTTCAAAGTCATTACCCATCTGCAGGGGATTGAAAACCTCAGCGGACTAGCATATGCCACGCCGTCAGAACGCCGTGAGTTACTACAGGAAGTTATGCTACAAAACGAAACCTCTGCGGACGTGGAGGCCGTCACGGATGATCTTTTCTCTGAACGATCTGGTGGCAGAGCCAGGGCTAGGGGGGGTGTCAAACGGAGCGCTGCTACTCTCAGTGGGCTGGCTGGCGGTGAGGACATGGCGTACATTGAGTATAATAAGAGCAGAAATAAGcagctgaaggagaaaggccaCCATCCACTCTTCAGGAAGCTCGAGCGAGACCgccagaagagaaagaaagagatggaagatTTCAGCCAGTAG
- a CDS encoding uncharacterized protein (COG:S;~EggNog:ENOG410PHAM;~InterPro:IPR029057,IPR000836,IPR027417,IPR036412, IPR023214;~PFAM:PF12710,PF14681,PF13207;~go_process: GO:0009116 - nucleoside metabolic process [Evidence IEA]), whose product MEGTASSDSSATMDFSPERREASPQPAPCVIGLYGIRGCGKSFMMNKLKHELGDSDFHFFEGSEVIDSVTAGGLATFQSLTEENKACFRKYAMKRIRSICRESGKIGIVAGHHMFWSEGKDDDTALRVCGEEDIRTYTFILYVNTHVEVTARQRRRDAERHRSKMSIKNLRRWQETEIKELRDLCRENGVLFAAVYPNLVDKLSSLILNFRNHGEIHNQSIADQHFDRALSSHREELRTVIFFDADKTLTPQDTGELFRQILTQNGAKESPLTTLFEDELDHSYAAFRQVMLLYEESCSDTEFDAICNKVASRTALYPQMTFLLHQVRKHHHICPVIVTCGLHRVWEKFVARNGLSNVVKVVGGARLDDGFVVTPSVKKNLVLRAQGHHSAYTWAFGDSPLDIPMLVAANKSIVIVGDEQTRSKAMEPELLKAMVSDRLQAGQALLAKSPSPPRLAGIYSLPVVDIMDPEFVNSILTGGLEVRHATDSAAAKLLMTPTRDSAIQGPSLRASHHKVGAYLARMFVSELIGVEEITIRDVHNNDAAGYRLLEEDKTLIVALMRGGESMAFGVNEVFPSAQFLHAKEPEDLTHEHIEGNATVIIVESVINSGTTIVKFVEAIRAMHRAIRIVVVADVVQKQAVSGDCPIGELARSSKLSIVALRLSNNKYTESGSTDTGNRLFNTTHLA is encoded by the coding sequence ATGGAGGGTACCGCATCTTCAGACAGCAGCGCCACTATGGACTTTAGCCCAGAACGGAGAGAAGCCAGCCCCCAGCCCGCCCCATGTGTGATAGGCCTATATGGCATCCGCGGCTGCGGCAAATCGTTTATGATGAACAAACTAAAGCACGAGCTCGGCGACTCCGACTTCCACTTCTTTGAAGGCTCCGAGGTTATCGACAGCGTGACCGCCGGCGGGCTCGCCACGTTCCAGAGTCTCACCGAGGAGAACAAGGCATGCTTTCGAAAGTACGCCATGAAAAGGATCAGGTCGATCTGCAGAGAGAGTGGCAAAATCGGCATCGTTGCCGGACACCATATGTTCTGGTCggagggcaaggatgatgacaCGGCGTTGAGAGTTTgtggcgaggaggatatCCGTACTTACACCTTCATTCTTTATGTGAACACGCATGTGGAGGTGACGGCAAGACAGCGAAGGAGGGATGCAGAGAGACATCGGTCCAAGATGTCGATCAAGAATTTGCGTCGCTGGCAGGAAACGGAGATTAAAGAACTGCGAGACCTGTGCCGTGAGAATGGGGTTCTCTTTGCAGCTGTCTACCCTAACTTGGTGGACAAGTTATCCAGCTTGATTCTTAACTTCCGGAACCATGGAGAAATCCATAATCAATCAATTGCCGACCAGCATTTTGACAGAGCGCTCTCGAGTCACCGTGAGGAATTACGGaccgtcatcttcttcgacgctGACAAGACATTGACGCCTCAAGACACAGGTGAATTGTTTCGCCAAATCCTCACCCAGAATGGCGCAAAGGAAAGCCCGTTGACCACTCTGTTCGAAGATGAACTGGACCACTCGTATGCGGCATTTCGACAAGTGATGCTGCTGTACGAAGAGTCATGCAGTGACACTGAGTTCGACGCCATCTGTAACAAAGTGGCCTCACGCACCGCTCTTTACCCGCAGATGACTTTTCTTCTGCACCAGGTGAGAAAACATCACCACATTTGCCCCGTGATTGTGACTTGCGGACTACATCGCGTCTGGGAGAAGTTCGTGGCGAGGAACGGCCTTTCCAACGTGGTGAAGGTCGTGGGTGGTGCGCGACTTGACGACGGCTTTGTTGTTACTCCCTCGGTGAAAAAGAATCTGGTCCTGCGCGCACAGGGCCATCATTCAGCATATACATGGGCATTTGGGGATAGTCCACTCGACATACCCATGCTGGTTGCTGCGAACAAGTCCATTGTTATAGTGGGGGACGAGCAAACCCGCAGCAAAGCCATGGAGCCGGAACTGCTAAAAGCGATGGTAAGCGATAGACTGCAAGCTGGTCAGGCTTTACTGGCGAAGAGCCCCTCGCCACCCCGGCTGGCCGGAATATACTCCCTTCCCGTCGTCGATATCATGGACCCGGAGTTCGTGAATTCAATCCTCACTGGGGGCCTTGAGGTCCGTCATGCCACCGATAGTGCTGCAGCGAAACTGTTGATGACCCCGACGCGGGATTCTGCTATCCAAGGTCCATCTCTGAGAGCCTCTCATCACAAAGTCGGCGCCTACCTAGCCAGAATGTTTGTTTCTGAGCTTATTGGCGTCGAGGAAATCACAATACGCGACGTTCATAACAACGACGCGGCCGGATATCGACTTCTcgaagaagacaagacaCTAATAGTGGCATTGATGCGCGGCGGCGAGTCCATGGCCTTCGGTGTCAATGAGGTCTTCCCCAGTGCCCAATTCCTGCACGCCAAAGAGCCAGAGGACCTCACACACGAACATATCGAGGGCAATGccaccgtcatcatcgttGAATCAGTGATCAACAGTGGCACCACGATTGTCAAATTCGTGGAGGCCATCCGGGCTATGCATCGTGCAATTCggatcgtcgtcgtcgctgaTGTTGTCCAAAAGCAGGCGGTTTCAGGGGACTGTCCTATAGGAGAGCTGGCGCGTTCCTCGAAACTTTCTATCGTGGCGCTTCGTCTGTCGAATAACAAATATACCGAGAGTGGAAGTACTGACACGGGGAACCGCTTGTTCAACACGACTCATCTTGCCTGA
- a CDS encoding uncharacterized protein (COG:S;~EggNog:ENOG410PZ3I;~TransMembrane:1 (i28-47o)), with amino-acid sequence MATIQLARPTIRHFSVHRSQASTRTSRFVATSCLVSAVVLPFVPPALESSRERNLGYPNHSKPHPPLCFHAR; translated from the exons atggctACTATCCAACTTGCCCGCCCAACAATCCGCCATTTCTCAGTCCACCGCTCTCAGGCAAGCACTCGCACATCGCGCTTCGTAGCCACATCATGTCTCGTCTCTGCCGTCGTGCTTCCCTTCGTCCCACCAGCCCTTGAGAGCTCGCGCGAGAGGAACCTAGGCTATCCCAACCACAGCAA ACCGCACCCTCCCCTTTGTTTCCATGCTCGTTGA
- a CDS encoding uncharacterized protein (COG:E;~EggNog:ENOG410PV94;~InterPro:IPR002293;~PFAM:PF00324,PF13520;~TransMembrane:12 (i55-74o89-109i140-168o180-200i212-233o253-276i288-309o329-353i389-411o417-439i477-497o509-530i);~go_component: GO:0016020 - membrane [Evidence IEA];~go_function: GO:0022857 - transmembrane transporter activity [Evidence IEA];~go_process: GO:0055085 - transmembrane transport [Evidence IEA]) gives MESTASQVEPKQDISNDSQDVSVSVSISNGAILADNPDDLILRANGHKPQMRRQFNWLSALGLGFSITNSWVGYLSNFGQVMAYGGPRLVIAGLVLAFLVQSTITIGLAEIGSAFPSSGGQYHFCFLLAPERTKRFSGYIIGWMSVIAWWVTTSSGISLAATTLAGIIHFAYPTFTATQWQVYLFFAVTAVITIIPIFVASRKIAFMCQITLLLSVVGVTLVLFATVGMHQHVQPASFLASPAAGNTGWGPGVSWMLGICNGMYAFGGTDAALHISEEMQQPGRRVPQIIIATLFIGLVTTLPLFIALLLFSSDTEAIINSPLPSLELIYQACGSRAGTIFLTTWLLVVYISCLPSQWVTSGRIAWAFARDNGVPFSPYFSHVSTILQFPVRTTIAAFIFVLVYGLLYLASTTAFNSIITSAVLFLNITFVTPQGILLVRRFKIGFSGNRTSKTNPPTTAATTTTILPRRYLNLGPIMGPFCNLFSVLWIVVLGVFVCLPPEIPVSVEGVNYTAAVVVGIFVVILLFWGVSGRLMFRGPKVDWEGLVRQAI, from the exons ATGGAATCGACAGCTTCACAAGTGGAGCCCAAACAGGACATCTCCAACGACAGCCAAGATGTTTCCGTTTCCGTTTCCATTTCCAACGGCGCCATTCTGGCAGACAACCCCGATGATCTCATCCTCAGAGCAAACGGGCACAAGCCCCAGATGCGCCGCCAGTTTAACTGGCTCTCTGCATTGGGGCTCGGCTTCTCCATCACTAACTCGTGGGTGGGGTATCTG AGCAACTTTGGCCAGGTCATGGCGTATGGGGGCCCTCGACTTGTGATTGCTGGTCTTGTACTTGCGTTCCTGGTGCAGTCGACTATCACGATCGGTCTTGCGGAGATCGGGTCGGCATTTCCA TCTTCTGGGGGCCAGTATCACTTCTGCTTCCTGTTGGCCCCGGAGAGAACGAAGCGGTTTTCTGGATACATCATCGGGTGGATGTCGGTTATTGCCTGGTGGGTTACTAC ATCTTCTGGCATATCTCTCGCTGCCACGACTCTGGCGGGAATCATCCATTTCGCATACCCAACCTTCACGGCGACTCAATGGCAGGTTTATCTCTTCTTTGCGGTAACGGCCGTTATAACGA TTATCCCCATCTTTGTAGCATCCAGGAAAATTGCATTCATGTGCCAAATCACCCTGCTTCTGTCTGTGGTCGGAGTGACGTTGGTTCTTTTTGCTACAGTTGGTATGCACCAACATGTCCAGCCAGCTTCGTTCCTCGCCAGTCCAGCAGCCGGCAACACTGGCTGGGGCCCAGGAGTTTCCTGGATGCTAGGCATTTGTAACGGAATGTATGCCTTTGGAGGCACAGATGCAG CCCTCCACATCAGCGAGGAAATGCAACAGCCCGGACGCCGTGTACCGCAGATTATCATTGCCACGCTTTTCATCGGCCTGGTTACCACGCTGCCCCTGTTTATTGCGCTGCTTTTGTTCTCTAGTGATACTGAGGCTATCATTAATTCGCCGCTGCCGAGCTTGGAGCTCATCTACCAGGC TTGCGGCAGCAGAGCTGGTACGATATTCCTTACGACGTGGTTGCTTGTTGTCTACATAT CATGTCTCCCTTCTCAGTGGGTAACCAGCGGCCGCATCGCTTGGGCCTTTGCGCGAGAC AACGGTGTACCCTTCTCGCCCTACTTCAGCCACGTTAGCACAATCCTCCAATTCCCCGTCCGCACCACGATCGCTGCGTTTATATTCGTCCTGGTCTATGGCCTCCTCTACCTCGCCTCCACAACCGCCTTCAATAGTATCATCACCTCGGCTGTGCTGTTCCTGAATATCACCTTTGTTACTCCGCAGGGGATTCTTCTCGTTAGACGGTTTAAAATCGGATTCAGCGGTAACCGTACCTCAAAGACCaacccaccaacaacagcagcaacaacaacgacaatcCTCCCCCGGCGGTACCTAAACCTCGGCCCCATCATGGGCCCATTCTGCAACCTCTTCTCCGTCCTCTGGATAGTCGTCCTGGGAGTATTCGTGTGTCTCCCGCCCGAGATCCCCGTGAGCGTCGAGGGCGTCAATTACAcggctgcggtggtggtggggatCTTTGTCGTCATTCTCCTGTTTTGGGGCGTGAGTGGGCGCCTGATGTTTAGGGGGCCGAAGGTTGATTGGGAGGGGTTGGTGAGGCAGGCGATTTGA
- a CDS encoding uncharacterized protein (COG:S;~EggNog:ENOG410PPTK;~InterPro:IPR031833;~PFAM:PF15932;~TransMembrane:1 (o6-25i)): protein MNTIRSTWLGWGTLCVAGGGAYYFAKKSINADRASRFEAEIKKKAQLAAVEAEHRRQAVKNEPAAIHTPSDDPSFKRANQARFQNASDDVASPSDEASHDPAPTRHEPDTEQDRLTEKGKYEAARPFRPPPGNRL from the exons ATGAATACA ATCCGATCGACTTG GTTAGGTTGGGGTACTCTCTGCGTTG CCGGCGGCGGAGCCTACTACTTCGCAAAGAAGTCGATTAACGCCGACCGCGCATCCCGATTTGAAGCCGAGATAAAGAAGAAGGCCCAACtcgccgccgtggaagccGAGCACCGTCGGCAAGCCGTCAAGAACGAGCCGGCCGCGATCCATACCCCGTCCGACGACCCGAGCTTCAAGCGCGCAAACCAGGCTCGGTTCCAGAATGCCTCGGATGACGTTGCTTCGCCGAGCGATGAAGCAAGCCATGACCCCGCCCCGACTCGTCATGAGCCAGACACTGAACAAGACCGGTTGACGGAGAAGGGCAAGTATGAGGCTGCGAGGCCTTTCCGGCCTCCTCCTGGTAATCGGTTGTAA